A genome region from Pseudomonas sp. N3-W includes the following:
- the trpB gene encoding tryptophan synthase subunit beta, protein MTQTHLRNGPDANGLFGAFGGRYVAETLMPLILDLAREYELAKEDPAFKEELAYFQRDYVGRPSPLYYAERLTEFCGGAKIYLKREELNHTGAHKINNCIGQILLARRMGKKRIIAETGAGMHGVATATVAARFGLDCVIYMGTTDIERQQANVFRMKLLGAEVIPVVAGTGTLKDAMNEALRDWVTNVDSTFYLIGTVAGPHPYPAMVRDFQAVIGKETRTQLQAQEGRLPDSLVACIGGGSNAMGLFHPFLDDKSVEIIGVEAAGYGIETGKHAASLNGGVPGVLHGNRTFLLQDDDGQIIDAHSISAGLDYPGIGPEHAWLHDIGRVQYTSVTDDEALDAFHKCCRLEGIIPALESAHALAEVFKRAPTLPKDHLMVVNLSGRGDKDMQTVMHHMEHSQQEQSKQEKH, encoded by the coding sequence ATGACCCAGACCCATTTGCGCAACGGCCCCGATGCCAACGGCCTGTTTGGCGCGTTCGGCGGCCGTTACGTTGCCGAAACCCTGATGCCGTTGATCCTCGACCTGGCCCGTGAATACGAACTGGCCAAGGAAGATCCGGCGTTCAAAGAGGAATTGGCCTACTTCCAGCGCGACTACGTCGGACGCCCAAGCCCGCTGTATTACGCCGAACGCCTGACTGAATTCTGCGGCGGTGCAAAGATTTACCTCAAGCGTGAAGAGCTGAACCACACCGGCGCGCACAAGATCAACAACTGCATCGGCCAGATCCTGCTGGCGCGGCGCATGGGTAAAAAACGCATCATCGCCGAGACCGGCGCCGGCATGCACGGCGTGGCCACTGCCACTGTTGCCGCGCGTTTCGGCCTCGATTGCGTGATCTACATGGGCACCACCGACATCGAGCGCCAGCAGGCGAACGTGTTCCGCATGAAATTGCTGGGCGCCGAAGTGATTCCGGTGGTTGCCGGCACCGGCACCCTGAAAGACGCGATGAACGAAGCCCTGCGTGACTGGGTGACCAATGTCGACAGCACCTTCTACCTGATCGGCACCGTGGCTGGCCCGCACCCTTATCCGGCGATGGTCCGTGATTTCCAGGCCGTCATCGGCAAGGAAACCCGCACCCAGCTGCAAGCCCAGGAAGGTCGTCTGCCGGACAGCCTGGTGGCATGCATCGGCGGTGGTTCCAACGCCATGGGCCTGTTCCACCCGTTCCTCGATGACAAGAGCGTCGAGATCATCGGTGTTGAAGCGGCCGGTTACGGCATCGAAACCGGCAAACATGCCGCCAGCCTGAACGGCGGTGTGCCGGGTGTACTGCACGGCAACCGGACTTTCCTGTTGCAGGACGACGATGGCCAGATCATCGACGCGCACTCGATTTCCGCCGGCCTCGACTATCCGGGCATCGGCCCTGAACACGCCTGGTTGCATGACATCGGCCGCGTTCAGTACACCTCGGTGACCGACGACGAAGCCCTCGATGCGTTCCACAAATGCTGCCGCCTGGAGGGGATCATCCCTGCGCTGGAAAGCGCCCATGCCCTGGCCGAAGTATTCAAACGCGCACCGACCCTGCCCAAAGATCACCTGATGGTGGTCAATCTGTCCGGCCGTGGTGACAAAGACATGCAAACCGTGATGCACCACATGGAACACTCTCAACAAGAGCAATCCAAGCAGGAGAAACACTGA
- the trpA gene encoding tryptophan synthase subunit alpha, whose amino-acid sequence MSRLQTRFAELKEQNRAALVTFVTAGDPSYDTSLAILKGLPGAGADVIELGMPFTDPMADGPAIQLANIRALGAKQNLTKTLQMVREFREGNTDTPLVLMGYFNPIHMYGVPRFIRDAKEAGVDGLIVVDMPPEHNGELCDPAQAAGLDFIRLTTPTTDDVRLPTVLNGSSGFVYYVSVAGVTGAGAATLEHVEEAVTRLRRHTDLPISIGFGIRTPEQAASIARLADGVVVGSALIDHIANASTPDQAIDGVLSLCAALADGVRNARVS is encoded by the coding sequence ATGAGCCGCCTGCAAACACGTTTTGCCGAACTCAAGGAACAGAATCGTGCTGCCCTGGTGACCTTCGTCACTGCCGGCGACCCGAGCTATGACACCTCGCTGGCGATCCTCAAGGGCTTGCCAGGTGCTGGCGCCGATGTGATCGAACTGGGCATGCCGTTCACCGACCCTATGGCTGACGGCCCGGCGATCCAGCTGGCCAACATCCGCGCACTGGGCGCCAAGCAGAACCTGACGAAAACCCTGCAAATGGTGCGTGAGTTCCGCGAAGGCAACACCGACACACCGTTGGTGTTGATGGGTTACTTCAATCCGATTCACATGTACGGCGTACCGCGTTTCATCAGGGATGCCAAAGAGGCGGGCGTTGACGGCCTGATCGTGGTCGACATGCCGCCAGAGCATAACGGCGAGCTGTGTGATCCGGCTCAGGCAGCGGGCCTGGACTTCATTCGTCTGACCACGCCAACCACTGACGACGTGCGTCTGCCAACCGTGCTTAACGGCAGTTCCGGTTTTGTGTATTACGTTTCGGTGGCCGGTGTGACCGGTGCCGGTGCCGCCACTTTGGAACATGTAGAAGAAGCGGTTACACGTTTGCGTCGTCATACCGACCTGCCGATCAGCATTGGTTTCGGTATTCGTACACCGGAGCAAGCGGCTTCTATCGCGCGCCTGGCAGATGGCGTGGTAGTGGGCTCGGCGCTGATTGACCACATCGCCAATGCGTCGACGCCGGACCAGGCCATCGATGGCGTATTGAGTCTGTGTGCTGCCTTGGCCGACGGCGTGCGCAACGCACGGGTCAGCTGA
- a CDS encoding RcnB family protein, with the protein MKMPKRLIASLGVLMLSATPLLHASADQRDDHDHGGPQGQYDNHGGDHRGPQDNHRGGPPQDFGPVRQSIRDNHSYFVRGAPPPPGIHLERGRPLPHGYYGERLDNRALSRLPQYPGYEWRRTGGDIVLIAVGTGIVYEILDNVLN; encoded by the coding sequence ATGAAAATGCCGAAACGTCTGATAGCCAGCCTGGGCGTGCTGATGCTCAGTGCGACCCCGTTGCTGCACGCCAGCGCCGATCAGCGCGACGATCACGACCACGGCGGCCCACAGGGCCAATACGATAACCACGGTGGTGATCATCGTGGCCCGCAGGACAACCATCGAGGTGGTCCTCCACAGGACTTCGGTCCAGTGCGTCAGAGCATTCGCGACAATCACAGCTATTTTGTACGCGGTGCGCCACCGCCTCCTGGCATTCATCTGGAACGTGGCCGGCCTTTGCCTCACGGCTATTACGGCGAACGCCTGGACAACCGCGCGCTCTCGCGTCTGCCACAGTACCCGGGCTACGAGTGGCGTCGTACCGGTGGTGACATTGTGCTGATTGCGGTGGGCACCGGGATCGTTTATGAGATTCTGGATAATGTGCTGAATTGA
- a CDS encoding DUF4105 domain-containing protein translates to MKSLSAWLLTGAVLLFGNTAQADLQLRLKTDGLSPAQQQASQALLDEAMGKLPPRFIQQLDRTIDVGWTEEMPGNAYGEASLVSELDLNRKLLDSLTDGSAATQQTGRPHGTVRQEMLATVLHEITHIYDRARLWPAAERRLIQRCSQRNSSTGLVGIPDQCRGQTERRFTLSDDPRLLDLAGWQQYVGRRGEREQHNRQIVRSPDIYETTNPKEFVAVNMEYFLLDPAYACRRPALYRYYKEHFGWAPAAKDTCAQSFAFLNAGNDFAKTPLGQVDPERVYAVDYLLAEANQNWVSRWGHSMLRLVICAPGRPRGPDCRLDLDQHLVLSYRAFVGDVQLSSWDGLVGKYPSRLFVLPLAQVIDEYTKTELRSLASVPLNLSRTEINEVVEHAAEMHWSYDGNYFFLSNNCAVESLKLLRSGSNNPQLTGLDSIMPNGLLEVLKARGLADTSVLDDPREALRLGYRFDSFRDRYQAMFDVLKKRLPIKQQTVEEWLSLKAEERRQWIDKADLRTSAAMLLLEQASFRRQLQLAQDEVKQRYLGARELKNGGMDKANATLQQILANSGFLSRPAELLGSDGYGLPQPNEWKRLESQSSQRQKQLQSLTGELDKEVRTLLEPARAAEIAANEANLRQVGEHLRALHKAAGGLELP, encoded by the coding sequence GTGAAATCTCTCAGCGCCTGGCTACTGACCGGCGCGGTGTTGCTGTTTGGCAACACCGCGCAGGCCGACCTGCAACTACGACTCAAGACCGACGGTCTGAGCCCCGCACAACAGCAGGCCAGCCAGGCGTTGCTGGATGAAGCCATGGGCAAATTGCCGCCACGTTTCATCCAGCAACTTGACCGGACCATCGACGTCGGCTGGACCGAAGAAATGCCCGGTAACGCCTATGGCGAAGCGTCACTGGTTTCCGAACTCGATCTGAACCGCAAACTACTCGACAGCCTTACCGATGGCAGCGCCGCCACACAACAAACCGGTCGACCCCATGGCACCGTACGCCAGGAAATGCTGGCCACTGTCCTGCATGAAATCACCCATATTTACGACCGCGCGCGCCTCTGGCCAGCCGCCGAGCGCCGATTGATCCAGCGCTGCAGCCAACGCAACAGCAGCACCGGGCTGGTCGGCATTCCCGATCAATGCCGCGGCCAGACCGAGCGGCGCTTTACCCTGAGCGACGATCCTCGCTTGCTCGACCTTGCCGGTTGGCAGCAATACGTCGGCCGTCGTGGCGAGCGCGAACAGCACAACCGCCAGATCGTCCGTAGCCCGGATATCTATGAAACGACCAATCCCAAGGAGTTTGTCGCGGTCAACATGGAGTACTTCCTCCTCGACCCGGCCTATGCGTGCCGACGCCCGGCGCTGTATCGCTACTACAAGGAACACTTCGGCTGGGCGCCCGCCGCCAAAGACACTTGCGCCCAATCTTTCGCGTTCCTCAATGCCGGCAACGATTTCGCCAAGACGCCTCTGGGCCAGGTAGATCCGGAGCGGGTTTACGCGGTGGATTATCTGCTGGCCGAGGCCAATCAGAATTGGGTCAGCCGCTGGGGCCACAGCATGCTGCGCCTGGTCATCTGCGCACCCGGTCGACCACGCGGGCCGGACTGCCGGCTGGATCTGGATCAACACCTGGTGCTGTCCTATCGCGCCTTCGTCGGTGACGTGCAACTGTCGAGCTGGGACGGGCTGGTGGGCAAATATCCGTCACGCCTGTTTGTGCTGCCGTTGGCTCAAGTGATCGACGAATACACCAAGACCGAACTGCGCAGCCTCGCTTCGGTGCCGTTGAACCTGTCGCGCACCGAAATCAACGAAGTGGTGGAACACGCGGCGGAGATGCACTGGAGCTACGACGGCAACTACTTCTTCCTGTCCAACAACTGCGCGGTGGAAAGCCTCAAGCTGCTGCGCAGCGGTAGCAACAACCCGCAACTGACCGGCCTGGACAGCATCATGCCCAACGGTTTGCTGGAAGTGCTCAAGGCCCGTGGGCTGGCGGACACCAGCGTACTCGATGATCCCCGTGAGGCGCTGCGCCTGGGCTATCGCTTCGACTCGTTCCGCGACCGCTATCAAGCGATGTTCGATGTGTTGAAAAAGCGCTTGCCGATCAAGCAACAGACTGTCGAGGAATGGCTGTCGTTGAAAGCCGAAGAGCGCCGGCAGTGGATCGACAAGGCAGACCTGCGCACCAGTGCTGCCATGCTGTTACTGGAGCAGGCGAGCTTTCGCCGACAATTGCAGCTGGCCCAGGATGAAGTGAAGCAACGTTACCTGGGCGCCAGGGAGCTGAAGAACGGCGGCATGGACAAGGCCAACGCGACCTTGCAGCAGATTCTCGCCAACAGCGGCTTCCTCAGTCGCCCCGCAGAATTGCTCGGCAGCGACGGCTACGGCCTGCCGCAACCCAACGAATGGAAGCGCCTGGAATCGCAAAGCAGCCAGCGCCAGAAGCAATTGCAGTCGCTGACCGGCGAGTTGGACAAGGAAGTGAGAACACTGCTCGAACCGGCCCGTGCGGCGGAGATTGCTGCCAACGAAGCGAATCTGAGGCAAGTAGGCGAGCATCTGCGGGCGCTGCACAAGGCGGCGGGTGGACTGGAGCTACCTTGA
- a CDS encoding DUF2388 domain-containing protein, with protein MRNPLIAATLGLLFLADVAQAHTLVATSNIIVRASQRTIDFTSDTTTSIRDSKIVREAHDDAASFVASDGDIRGAHLEAALNTLRTRVPEARDASDQVLAEAILAL; from the coding sequence ATGCGTAACCCGCTGATCGCTGCCACCCTTGGCCTGTTATTTTTGGCCGACGTGGCCCAGGCGCACACCCTGGTAGCCACCAGTAACATCATCGTTCGCGCCTCCCAGCGCACCATCGATTTCACGTCCGATACCACCACCTCCATCCGCGACTCCAAAATTGTCCGTGAAGCCCACGATGACGCCGCCAGTTTTGTTGCCAGCGATGGCGATATTCGCGGTGCCCACCTGGAAGCCGCCCTGAATACTTTGCGCACTCGCGTGCCGGAAGCTCGCGACGCCAGTGACCAGGTCCTCGCCGAAGCTATCCTCGCATTGTGA
- a CDS encoding DUF2388 domain-containing protein codes for MGFLSKLLFTPLLAMACWTGSAQAFDAFNLSTQGTVVSGYATSKVTSAPFDHKLLLAAHDDAAAFIASDGQLRGAQLESALHYLRRTQPKLHASDLELAQAILVQ; via the coding sequence ATGGGTTTTCTTTCAAAACTGCTGTTTACACCTCTATTGGCGATGGCTTGCTGGACCGGTTCGGCCCAGGCCTTCGACGCCTTCAACCTGTCGACTCAAGGCACCGTTGTCAGTGGTTACGCCACAAGCAAGGTGACCTCCGCGCCCTTCGACCATAAACTCCTGCTCGCAGCTCACGATGACGCTGCCGCTTTCATCGCCAGTGACGGTCAACTACGAGGAGCCCAGCTGGAATCGGCCCTGCACTATCTGCGCCGGACCCAGCCAAAACTTCATGCCAGCGACCTTGAACTGGCACAGGCAATCCTCGTCCAATAG
- a CDS encoding DUF2388 domain-containing protein: MSRLRLLSAAALLAVAANAHASSFIVTTDAVVGALKSSSDATSNLSSSLRDNKIVRAARDDAASFVATNGDIRGVKLESAFDEIHRQAPQLNATDAQLAQAILAI, from the coding sequence ATGTCCCGTCTTCGCCTGCTCAGCGCCGCTGCCCTGCTCGCCGTTGCTGCCAATGCCCACGCGAGCAGTTTCATTGTCACCACCGACGCCGTTGTCGGTGCGCTCAAATCCAGCTCCGATGCAACGTCCAATCTCTCGTCTTCGCTGCGCGACAACAAAATCGTGCGGGCCGCCCGTGATGACGCCGCCAGCTTCGTCGCAACCAACGGCGACATCCGTGGTGTGAAACTGGAAAGCGCGTTCGACGAAATCCACCGCCAGGCGCCACAGCTCAACGCGACCGACGCACAACTGGCTCAGGCCATCCTGGCTATCTAA
- a CDS encoding DUF1127 domain-containing protein, translated as MERTLSSELFFEENAAKTQASLPLRVIANLMLWQRRISSRHQLARLDSRLLADAGISEAQRYEELSKPFWR; from the coding sequence ATGGAACGTACACTCAGTTCCGAACTGTTCTTCGAAGAAAATGCTGCAAAAACCCAGGCTTCCCTGCCTCTTCGCGTTATCGCCAACCTGATGTTGTGGCAGCGCCGCATCTCCAGCCGCCATCAACTGGCTCGTCTGGATTCGCGTCTGCTGGCTGATGCCGGGATTAGCGAAGCACAACGCTACGAAGAGCTGAGCAAGCCGTTCTGGCGCTAA
- a CDS encoding acetyl-CoA hydrolase/transferase family protein, with protein MYRDRIRLPSLLDKVMSAADAAALIQDGMTVGMSGFTRAGEAKAVPHALAERAKVTPLKITLMTGASLGNDLDKQLTEAGVLSRRMPFQVDSTLRKAINAGEVMFIDQHLSETVEQLRNQQLKLPDIAVIEAVAITEQGHIVPTTSVGNSASFAIFAKHVIVEINLAHNPNLEGLHDIYIPTYRPTRTPIPLVKVDDRIGSTAIPIPPEKIVAIVITNQPDSPSTVLPPDAETQAIADHLIDFFKQEVAAGRMTNKLGPLQAGIGTIANSVMCGLIDSPFEDLTMYSEVLQDSTFDLIDAGKLSFASGSSITLSARRGADVFGNLERYKDKLVLRPQEISNHPEVVRRLGIIGINTALEFDLYGNVNSTHVCGTRMMNGIGGSGDFARNAHLAIFVTKSIAKGGAISSVVPMVSHVDHTEHDVDILVTEIGLADLRGLAPRERARVIIDNCVHPDYRQALDDYFTAACAIGGHTPHILREALSWHINLEETGKMLAV; from the coding sequence ATGTACCGTGACCGTATTCGCTTGCCTTCGTTGTTGGACAAGGTGATGAGCGCAGCCGACGCTGCCGCTCTGATTCAGGACGGCATGACCGTCGGCATGAGCGGCTTCACCCGCGCCGGCGAAGCCAAGGCCGTTCCCCACGCGCTGGCCGAGCGCGCCAAAGTCACTCCGCTGAAAATTACCCTGATGACCGGCGCCAGCCTGGGCAACGACCTCGACAAACAGCTCACCGAAGCCGGCGTACTCTCGCGCCGCATGCCGTTCCAGGTGGACAGCACCCTGCGCAAGGCAATCAACGCCGGCGAAGTGATGTTCATCGACCAGCACTTGTCGGAAACCGTCGAGCAACTGCGCAACCAGCAACTCAAGTTGCCGGACATCGCGGTCATCGAGGCCGTGGCGATCACCGAGCAGGGCCACATTGTGCCGACGACGTCGGTTGGCAACTCGGCCAGCTTCGCGATTTTTGCCAAGCACGTCATCGTCGAGATCAACCTGGCGCACAACCCGAACCTCGAAGGTTTGCATGACATCTATATCCCGACGTACCGCCCGACCCGTACACCGATTCCGCTGGTAAAGGTCGACGATCGCATTGGCAGTACTGCCATCCCGATTCCGCCGGAAAAAATCGTCGCCATCGTCATCACCAATCAGCCGGATTCACCGTCCACCGTATTGCCACCCGATGCCGAGACTCAGGCCATCGCTGATCATCTGATCGACTTCTTCAAGCAGGAAGTGGCCGCCGGGCGCATGACCAACAAGCTCGGCCCGTTGCAGGCCGGGATCGGCACCATTGCCAACTCGGTGATGTGCGGCCTGATCGACTCGCCGTTCGAAGACCTGACGATGTACTCCGAAGTCCTGCAGGACTCGACCTTCGACCTGATCGACGCTGGCAAGCTGAGCTTTGCTTCCGGCAGCTCGATCACTTTGTCGGCGCGGCGCGGCGCAGACGTGTTCGGCAATCTGGAGCGCTACAAGGACAAACTGGTACTGCGCCCGCAGGAAATCTCCAACCACCCTGAAGTCGTGCGGCGCCTGGGCATCATCGGCATCAACACCGCGCTGGAGTTCGACCTGTACGGCAACGTCAACTCCACCCACGTCTGCGGCACGCGGATGATGAACGGCATTGGCGGTTCGGGGGATTTCGCGCGCAACGCGCACCTGGCGATTTTCGTCACCAAGTCGATCGCCAAGGGCGGCGCGATTTCCAGCGTGGTGCCGATGGTCAGCCACGTCGACCATACCGAACATGACGTCGACATCCTCGTTACCGAGATCGGCCTGGCCGACTTGCGTGGCCTTGCGCCGCGTGAGCGGGCTCGGGTGATCATCGACAACTGCGTGCACCCGGACTACCGCCAGGCGCTGGATGACTACTTCACCGCCGCCTGCGCCATCGGTGGCCACACACCGCATATCCTGCGTGAAGCACTGAGCTGGCACATCAACCTGGAAGAAACCGGGAAGATGCTGGCGGTGTAA
- a CDS encoding NAD(P)(+) transhydrogenase (Re/Si-specific) subunit beta, producing the protein MSMNLVTTLYLIASICFIQALKGLSHPTTSRRGNLFGMLGMALAILTTIGLIYKLGAELATAGIGYVIVGLLIGGTAGSIMAKRVEMTKMPELVAFMHSMIGLAAVFIAIAAVVEPQSLGIVKQLGDSIPAGNRLELFLGAAIGAITFSGSVIAFGKLSGKYKFRLFQGAPVQFGGQHKLNLLLGLATLALGITFMMTGNLNAFALMLALAFVLGVLIIIPIGGADMPVVVSMLNSYSGWAAAGIGFSLNNSMLIIAGSLVGSSGAILSYIMCKAMNRSFFNVLLGGFGNTPDAGPAGAKEARPVKSGSADDATFLLTNADTVIIVPGYGLAVARAQHALKELTEKLTHRGVTVKYAIHPVAGRMPGHMNVLLAEAEVPYDQVFEMEDINSEFGQADVVLVLGANDVVNPAAKNDPKSPIAGMPILEAFKAKTIIVNKRSMASGYAGLDNELFYLDKTMMVFGDAKKVIEDMVKAVE; encoded by the coding sequence ATGAGCATGAATCTTGTCACGACGCTCTACCTGATCGCGTCGATCTGCTTCATCCAGGCCCTCAAGGGTCTGTCACACCCGACTACGTCCCGTCGCGGCAACCTGTTCGGCATGCTCGGCATGGCGCTGGCGATCCTGACGACCATTGGCCTCATCTATAAGCTGGGCGCTGAACTGGCAACAGCGGGCATCGGTTACGTCATCGTCGGCCTGCTGATCGGTGGCACTGCCGGTTCGATCATGGCCAAGCGCGTTGAAATGACCAAGATGCCGGAACTGGTCGCCTTCATGCACAGCATGATCGGCCTCGCCGCTGTCTTCATCGCCATTGCGGCAGTGGTCGAGCCGCAATCGCTGGGCATCGTCAAACAGCTGGGCGATTCGATTCCTGCGGGCAACCGCCTGGAACTGTTTCTCGGCGCGGCCATTGGTGCGATCACCTTTTCCGGTTCGGTCATCGCCTTTGGCAAGTTGTCGGGCAAGTACAAATTCCGCCTGTTCCAGGGCGCACCGGTACAGTTTGGCGGCCAACATAAACTGAACCTGCTGCTGGGCCTGGCGACACTGGCACTGGGCATCACGTTCATGATGACCGGCAACCTCAACGCCTTTGCCTTGATGCTGGCCCTGGCCTTCGTACTTGGCGTGTTGATCATCATCCCGATTGGCGGTGCAGACATGCCGGTGGTGGTGTCGATGCTCAACAGCTACTCCGGTTGGGCGGCAGCGGGGATCGGCTTCTCGCTGAACAACTCGATGCTGATCATTGCCGGCTCGCTGGTGGGTTCGAGCGGCGCGATCCTCTCGTACATCATGTGCAAGGCGATGAACCGCTCCTTCTTTAATGTATTGCTTGGTGGTTTCGGCAATACCCCCGATGCAGGCCCGGCTGGCGCCAAGGAGGCTCGCCCGGTGAAGTCCGGTTCGGCTGACGACGCGACCTTCCTGCTGACCAACGCCGACACCGTGATCATCGTTCCGGGTTACGGCCTGGCGGTAGCACGGGCGCAACACGCGCTCAAAGAGCTGACCGAGAAGCTGACCCATCGCGGCGTGACCGTGAAGTATGCGATCCACCCGGTGGCCGGCCGGATGCCTGGCCACATGAACGTGTTGCTGGCCGAGGCCGAAGTGCCTTACGACCAGGTGTTCGAGATGGAAGACATCAACTCAGAGTTCGGCCAGGCCGACGTGGTGCTGGTACTGGGTGCCAACGACGTGGTCAACCCGGCTGCCAAGAACGATCCAAAATCGCCGATTGCCGGCATGCCGATCCTCGAAGCGTTCAAGGCCAAGACCATCATCGTCAACAAGCGTTCGATGGCCAGCGGCTATGCCGGCCTGGATAACGAACTGTTCTATCTCGACAAAACCATGATGGTTTTCGGCGACGCCAAGAAAGTCATTGAAGACATGGTCAAAGCCGTCGAGTAA
- a CDS encoding NAD(P) transhydrogenase subunit alpha: protein MEELISPGIYNLIIFVLAIYVGYHVVWNVTPALHTPLMAVTNAISAIVIVGAMLAAALTVTPLGKTMGTLAVALAAVNVFGGFLVTRRMLEMFKKKAPKVKEEAPK, encoded by the coding sequence ATGGAAGAGCTTATCTCCCCCGGTATCTACAACCTGATCATCTTCGTGCTGGCGATTTATGTCGGTTACCACGTGGTCTGGAACGTCACACCTGCACTGCACACGCCATTGATGGCGGTGACCAATGCCATCTCGGCGATCGTGATCGTCGGCGCCATGCTGGCGGCGGCGCTGACTGTAACGCCACTGGGCAAGACCATGGGCACCCTGGCGGTGGCCCTGGCCGCGGTGAACGTGTTCGGCGGCTTCCTGGTCACGCGCCGGATGCTTGAGATGTTCAAGAAAAAAGCCCCGAAAGTAAAAGAAGAGGCGCCCAAGTAA
- a CDS encoding Re/Si-specific NAD(P)(+) transhydrogenase subunit alpha, producing the protein MHIGVPLETQTGETRVAATPETIKKLIGQGHKVTVQSGAGIKASVVDSAYEAAGATIGSASDAFGAELILKVVAPSDNELTLIKRGAVLVGMLNPFSNETIGKLAECGITAFALEAAPRTSRAQSLDVLSSQANIAGYKAVLLAAHHYPRFMPMLMTAAGTVKAARVLILGAGVAGLQAIATAKRLGAVIEASDVRPAVKEQIESLGAKFVDVPYETDEERECAVGVGGYARPMPASWMQRQALAVHERAKQADIVITTALIPGRKAPTLLSAETVAQMKPGSVVIDLAAAQGGNCPLTVADQVVVENGVTICGPTNLAGEVAADASALYARNLLDFLKLVFTKEGQFDVNLEDDIVAACLMCRDGQVIRKNA; encoded by the coding sequence GTGCACATTGGTGTTCCTCTCGAGACCCAGACGGGTGAAACGCGGGTTGCTGCAACCCCGGAAACCATCAAAAAGCTGATCGGCCAAGGTCATAAGGTCACTGTTCAAAGCGGCGCCGGCATCAAGGCCAGCGTTGTCGACAGTGCTTATGAAGCGGCAGGCGCGACCATTGGCAGCGCCAGCGATGCGTTCGGTGCCGAGCTGATTCTCAAAGTGGTCGCCCCCAGCGACAACGAGCTGACGCTGATCAAGCGTGGCGCCGTCCTCGTGGGCATGCTCAACCCGTTCAGCAATGAAACCATCGGCAAGCTGGCCGAGTGCGGTATTACCGCGTTCGCGCTGGAAGCCGCGCCACGCACCTCCCGCGCCCAGAGCCTGGATGTACTGTCCTCCCAGGCGAACATTGCCGGTTATAAAGCGGTGCTGCTGGCGGCTCATCACTATCCGCGCTTCATGCCGATGCTGATGACCGCCGCAGGTACTGTGAAAGCCGCGCGGGTGCTGATTCTCGGTGCCGGCGTCGCCGGTTTGCAGGCGATTGCGACGGCCAAGCGTCTGGGGGCGGTGATCGAAGCGTCGGACGTACGCCCGGCGGTGAAGGAACAAATCGAATCCCTGGGTGCGAAATTCGTCGACGTCCCGTACGAAACCGATGAAGAGCGTGAATGTGCCGTCGGTGTCGGCGGTTATGCCCGTCCAATGCCGGCCAGCTGGATGCAGCGTCAGGCCCTGGCCGTGCACGAACGCGCGAAACAGGCCGACATCGTCATCACCACCGCACTGATCCCAGGTCGCAAGGCGCCGACCTTGCTCAGCGCCGAAACCGTGGCGCAGATGAAGCCAGGCTCGGTGGTCATCGACCTCGCCGCAGCTCAGGGCGGCAACTGCCCGCTGACCGTAGCCGATCAGGTTGTCGTCGAAAATGGCGTGACCATTTGCGGCCCGACCAACCTGGCCGGTGAAGTCGCCGCAGACGCTTCGGCGCTGTACGCACGCAACCTGCTGGACTTCCTGAAACTGGTGTTCACCAAAGAAGGCCAGTTCGACGTCAACCTCGAAGACGACATCGTCGCCGCGTGCCTTATGTGCCGCGACGGCCAAGTCATCCGTAAAAACGCCTAA